A region from the Lolium perenne isolate Kyuss_39 chromosome 4, Kyuss_2.0, whole genome shotgun sequence genome encodes:
- the LOC127331611 gene encoding ferritin-like catalase Nec2 yields the protein MVGYGLLIHYKFCKHHTVYLQSSEFRQPRRMRKPSVKMAMSSSSHIYTPLLLLLLLACSCKASSEHAVDPTCPPAKTSAVWATAETSSCSAPQCQPSAPHIPVPVFPYDVDPLQFALNLEYTEAEYFLHAAYGVGLDQIAPNLTLGGPPPVGAMKANLDEVTWRVVAEFGLQEVGHLRAIQRTVGGFPRPKIDLSAKNFARVMDAAFGYKLNPPFDPYVNSLNFLLASYMIPYLGINGYTGTNPIIDGYDSKKLLAGLLGTEAGQDAVFRALLFDRQRETVPPYKGITVAEFTDRISATRNQLGKCGVKDEGLTVPPELGAEGKICTNVLSADKDSLSYPRTPAQLLRILYLTGDEHVPGGFFPEGANGKIAREFLGKPFAAGDN from the exons ATGGTTGGATATGGATTGCTAATTCACTATAAATTTTGCAAACATCACACCGTGTACCTTCAGAGTTCAGAGTTCCGCCAGCCTCGTCGGATGCGTAAACCGTCAGTTAAGATGGCAATGTCATCATCATCTCATATCTACACTCCTCTCCTACTGTTGCTCCTCCTAGCCTGCTCGTGCAAGGCGTCGTCGGAGCATGCCGTCGACCCTACCTGTCCTCCGGCGAAGACGTCGGCAGTGTGGGCGACGGCGGAGACCTCCAGCTGCAGCGCTCCTCAGTGCCAGCCATCGGCGCCGCACATTCCGGTCCCGGTGTTCCCGTACGACGTCGATCCGTTGCAGTTCGCGCTGAACCTGGAGTACACCGAGGCCGAGTACTTCCTGCACGCGGCGTATGGAGTGGGGCTCGACCAGATCGCGCCGAACCTGACACTGGGAGGCCCGCCACCGGTGGGCGCCATGAAGGCCAACCTCGACGAGGTGACCTGGCGCGTCGTCGCGGAGTTTGGTCTGCAAGAAGTTGGCCACCTGAG GGCTATCCAGAGGACAGTTGGTGGGTTTCCAAGGCCAAAGATAGACCTAAGTGCCAAGAACTTTGCAAGAGTGATGGACGCAGCTTTTGGGTACAAACTGAACCCTCCCTTCGACCCCTACGTCAACAGCCTCAACTTCCTGCTCGCCTCCTACATGATCCCCTACCTTGGCATCAACGGCTACACCGGCACAAACCCAATCATAGACGGCTACGACAGTAAAAAG CTTCTTGCAGGGTTGCTAGGCACGGAGGCCGGGCAGGACGCCGTCTTCCGTGCGCTCCTCTTCGACCGGCAGCGCGAGACGGTGCCGCCCTACAAGGGGATCACGGTGGCAGAGTTCACCGACCGCATATCGGCGACGAGGAACCAGCTGGGCAAGTGCGGGGTGAAGGACGAGGGGCTCACCGTGCCGCCCGAGCTCGGTGCTGAGGGGAAGATCTGCACCAATGTGCTCTCCGCCGACAAGGACTCGCTCTCCTACCCTCGGACACCGGCGCAGCTGCTCAGGATCCTATACCTCACCGGTGATGAGCACGTGCCTGGCGGGTTCTTCCCGGAGGGCGCCAACGGGAAGATAGCGCGCGAGTTTCTTGGCAAGCCATTTGCAGCTGGAGATAACTAA
- the LOC127331610 gene encoding small ribosomal subunit protein eS21, with product MWVHDRILGFTKPSSPISCYKVLGLSHPCAAAAPAPLRPPAAAFERSSSCCGTCSPAATMQNEEGTMVDLYVPRKCSATNRIITAKDHASVQINIGHVDENGLYDGRFTTFALSGFVRAQGDADGSLDRLWQKRKAEIKQ from the exons ATGTGGGTCCACGACAGGATACTAGGGTTTACGAAGCCATCCTCCCCCATCTCGTGCTATAAAGTCCTTGGCCTCTCACACCCTTGCGCCGCCGCCGCACCAGCTCCTCTTCGTCCTCCCGCAGCCGCCTTCGAGAGATCAAG TAGCTGTTGTGGTACCTGCTCTCCAGCCGCCACCATGCAGAACGAGGAGGGTACCATGGTGGACCTCTACGTCCCCAGGAAGTG CTCGGCCACCAACAGGATCATCACCGCCAAGGACCATGCCTCTGTCCAGATCAACATCGGACATGTTGATGAGAATGGGCTCTATGATGGCCGCTTCACCACCTTCGCTCTCTCTGGATTCGTCCGTGCTCAG GGTGATGCTGATGGTTCTCTGGACAGGCTGTGGCAGAAGAGGAAGGCTGAGATCAAGCAGTGA
- the LOC127331609 gene encoding uncharacterized protein, which yields MELSMSGGALRTFSRCVTCLARIGSELVFQAYPDKLELHTLNSSRSAFASVSLKRDFFDHFHLPADGTAAAASSTPLQCSVLLKSVLAVLRTPTAAIDRINASLPHHDASKLEFVIHCLNGLKKTYRISCTAESEVQTLALDRTRFPSRLAIRPRDLTRLLSNFQSSLQELTIIATEPAAGLPGVDDDIGGKAVELLSYIDPTKDDYDSRLHTQLWIDPAEEFLEYVHAGDPVDVTFGVKELKALLTFCEGCEADILLFYEKAGEPVLLAPRFGLDDGSSSDFDATLVLATMLVSQLNDGNVPQQPPTSAHHAEEPRAAAAAAAAAGVPSPAPENFSNHTRVWSELSGVTPKSHEANAETRAQKERNGRDRVLNDTSMPPISNAPCKLPVTDNANYIVQPVQKDHLEEPPDVVSDNPRSQHHPSNWVGADEDDDDEEDEELFVQTTPHYMD from the exons ATGGAGCTGTCGATGAGCGGCGGCGCGCTGCGGACGTTCAGCCGGTGCGTCACCTGCCTCGCCCGCATCGGCTCCGAGCTCGTCTTCCAGGCATACCCCGACAAG CTGGAGCTGCACACGCTCAACAGCTCGAGATCGGCGTTCGCGTCCGTCTCCCTCAAGCGCGACTTCTTCGACCACTTCCACCTCCCCGCCGacggcaccgccgccgccgcgtcgtccACGCCGCTCCAGTGCAGCGTCCTCCTCAAGTCCGTCCTGGCCGTGCTCCGCACGCCCACCGCCGCCATCGACCGCATCAACGCCTCGCTCCCGCACCACGACGCGTCCAAGCTCGAGTTCGTCATCCACTGCCTCAACG GGTTGAAGAAGACGTACCGGATCTCGTGCACCGCGGAGTCCGAGGTGCAGACTCTGGCGCTCGACCGCACCCGCTTCCCCAGCCGCCTCGCCATACGGCCGCGGGACCTCACGCGCCTGCTCTCCAATTTCCAGTCCTCCCTGCAGGAGctcaccatcatcgccaccgagcCTGCTGCGGGGTTGCCCGGCGTAGATGACGACATTGGGGGCAAGGCAGTTGAGCTGCTAAGCTACATCGACCCGACGAAAG ATGACTACGACAGTAGGCTGCACACGCAACTGTGGATCGACCCAGCAGAGGAGTTCTTGGAGTATGTGCATGCTGGTGATCCGGTAGATGTCACTTTTGGGGTGAAGGAATTGAAG GCACTGTTAACATTTTGTGAAGGATGTGAGGCTGATATTCTCCTATTCTACGAGAAGGCTGGCGA ACCTGTGCTGTTGGCCCCAAGATTTGGATTGGATGATGGATCAAGTTCTGATTTCGATGCAACTCTAGTTCTAGCCACTATGCTTGTTTCACAACTGAATGATGGCAATGTTCCTCAGCAACCACCTACTTCGGCGCATCATGCAGAAGAACcaagagctgctgctgctgctgctgctgctgctggtgtACCATCACCAGCTCCGGAAAATTTCTCAAACCACACAAGAGTATGGTCGGAGCTTTCAG GTGTTACTCCCAAAAGCCATGAGGCTAACGCCGAAACACGTGCCCAGAAGGAAAGAAATGGAAGAGATCGCGTACTGAATGACACGTCAATGCCGCCTATTAGCAATGCTCCCTGCAAGCTGCCAGTCACAGATAACGCAAACTATAT AGTGCAGCCTGTGCAAAAGGATCACTTGGAAGAGCCTCCTG ATGTTGTGAGTGATAACCCTCGTTCGCAGCATCACCCAAGCAACTGGGTAGGggccgatgaagatgatgatgacgaagaagatgaggaaCTTTTTGTCCAAACAACACCTCACTACATGGACTAA
- the LOC127329838 gene encoding rapid alkalinization factor-like — MALGRRTPLLLVLTLAVSATAVAELVIHGRTADAAGWMRPEPSSCGGTEEECLREYGGGFGLRRRLNYYAEEEGGDGGYSTQPQYISYAALMRNSVPCSVPGASYYNCEPGGDANPYSRGCSAITQCRG, encoded by the coding sequence ATGGCATTGGGACGGCGCACACCACTCCTGCTCGTACTCACGCTCGCCGTCTCAGCCACGGCGGTGGCGGAGCTCGTCATCCACGGGCGCACGGCGGACGCAGCGGGGTGGATGCGTCCGGAACCCAGCTCCTGCGGGGGCACGGAGGAGGAGTGCCTTCGCGAGTACGGCGGCGGGTTCGGGCTGAGGCGGCGCCTTAACTACTACGCGGAGGAGGAGGGCGGTGACGGCGGCTACTCGACGCAGCCGCAGTACATCAGCTACGCCGCGCTGATGAGGAACTCGGTGCCGTGCTCCGTGCCGGGCGCGTCCTACTACAACTGCGAGCCGGGCGGCGACGCCAACCCCTACTCGCGCGGCTGCTCCGCCATCACCCAGTGCCGCGGCTAG